A stretch of Stenotrophomonas indicatrix DNA encodes these proteins:
- the ccmC gene encoding heme ABC transporter permease CcmC, producing MNPIVRWFHQLGSPPTFDRFAARWSRVFYAAAVPVLLIGLWQGLFVAPPEQNQHDAFRIIYIHVPSAWMSLFVFALMAAYAAIALIWRIKICEILAMACAPMGAGFTLITLLTGSIWGKGTWGTWWDWDPRMTSELILLFLYLGVIGLYHAIEDRRSAARAAGLLAIVGVGLLPIIRYSVDWWGALHQRQSINVFGENAVRPELIAPLWWMVVATKLWFVGSLLAKARADNIAREAGKAWIGERFGTADGEARR from the coding sequence ATGAATCCGATCGTCCGCTGGTTCCATCAACTCGGTTCGCCCCCGACCTTCGATCGTTTCGCCGCACGCTGGTCCCGCGTGTTCTACGCCGCGGCGGTTCCGGTGCTGCTGATCGGCCTGTGGCAGGGCCTGTTCGTGGCACCGCCGGAACAGAACCAGCACGACGCCTTCCGCATCATCTACATCCATGTACCCAGTGCGTGGATGAGCCTGTTCGTGTTTGCGCTGATGGCCGCCTACGCCGCCATCGCGCTGATCTGGCGCATCAAGATCTGCGAGATCCTGGCGATGGCCTGTGCGCCGATGGGCGCTGGCTTCACCCTGATCACCCTGCTGACCGGCAGCATCTGGGGCAAGGGCACCTGGGGCACCTGGTGGGACTGGGACCCGCGCATGACCAGCGAGCTGATCCTGCTGTTCCTGTACCTGGGCGTGATCGGCCTGTACCACGCCATCGAAGACCGCCGCAGTGCCGCACGCGCGGCCGGCCTGCTGGCCATCGTCGGCGTGGGCCTGCTGCCGATCATCCGCTACTCGGTGGACTGGTGGGGCGCGCTGCACCAGCGCCAGTCGATCAACGTGTTCGGCGAGAACGCCGTGCGGCCGGAACTGATCGCCCCGCTGTGGTGGATGGTGGTCGCCACCAAGCTGTGGTTCGTCGGCTCGCTGCTGGCCAAGGCGCGTGCCGACAACATCGCGCGCGAGGCCGGCAAGGCCTGGATCGGCGAGCGCTTCGGCACCGCGGATGGGGAGGCACGGCGATGA
- the ccmD gene encoding heme exporter protein CcmD, with translation MTHLPYLIAAFAVFLLVLACDALGSWLRLRSARQLAQRRQQRLQARGNASAPAPLATELSR, from the coding sequence ATGACCCACCTGCCCTACCTCATCGCCGCCTTCGCGGTGTTCCTGCTGGTGCTGGCCTGCGATGCGCTGGGCTCGTGGCTGCGCCTGCGCAGCGCCCGACAGCTGGCGCAACGCCGCCAGCAGCGGCTGCAGGCGCGTGGCAACGCGTCGGCACCGGCGCCGCTTGCCACCGAGCTCAGCCGATGA
- the ccmE gene encoding cytochrome c maturation protein CcmE, with protein sequence MTPVQRRRMIWVLLLLLASGLATTLVAFALQRNIAYLYTPSEVLRGDVDAQSRFRLGGMVVKGSFDRPSGSLQAHFVVTDGDATLPVSTDRILPDMFREGTAVVASGRLQDGTFVADEVLAKHDENYVPKEVADKMGDAHRKHDVPVTAPEVR encoded by the coding sequence ATGACGCCGGTACAGCGACGCCGCATGATCTGGGTGCTCCTGCTGTTGCTGGCCTCCGGGCTGGCCACCACGCTGGTGGCCTTCGCCCTGCAGCGCAACATCGCCTACCTGTACACGCCTTCGGAAGTGCTGCGCGGGGACGTGGATGCGCAGTCCCGCTTCCGCCTGGGCGGCATGGTGGTGAAGGGGTCCTTCGATCGACCCAGCGGCTCGCTGCAGGCCCACTTCGTGGTCACCGACGGCGATGCGACGCTCCCGGTCAGTACCGACCGCATCCTGCCGGACATGTTCCGCGAGGGGACCGCCGTGGTCGCCAGCGGTCGCCTGCAGGACGGTACCTTCGTCGCCGACGAGGTGCTGGCCAAGCACGATGAGAACTACGTGCCCAAGGAAGTGGCCGACAAGATGGGCGATGCGCATCGCAAGCACGATGTGCCGGTCACGGCGCCCGAGGTGCGCTGA
- a CDS encoding heme lyase CcmF/NrfE family subunit, with amino-acid sequence MLPEFGQILLLCALLASLLQAVLPLVGAQRGNDAWMAVARPAAFAQLVLLAGAFAVLTAAFVQQDFSVRYVAENSNSLLPLIYRYSAVWGAHEGSLLMWALVLALWTGAVALFSRHLPAPVQARVLAVMGVVSVGFLAFLIFTSNPFLRLNPAPLEGRDLNPLLQDPGLIIHPPMLYLGYVGFAVPFAFAVAALLEGRVDARWQRWTRPWTNVAWGFLTLGIALGSWWAYYELGWGGWWFWDPVENASFMPWLVGAALIHSQAVTEKRGTFGSWTLLLAIAAFALSLLGTFLVRSGVLTSVHSFAADPSRGLFILIFLSVLVGGSLLLYALRAPRLAVDAGDPRRGFTATSRETLLLANNLLLASACAMVLLGTLYPLLADALSLGKISVGPPYFGSLFLLLMAPMVMLLPFGPLVKWQRDQPSRALALLLPWAGLAVLLGAWAWWQAPQNGWKAGIGVAAAAWVGLGTARFVWQRLRGNGRFTAEMLGMIVAHAGVAVFLAGALLVEALNVQREVALSPGQQVVVAGHEVRFEGVDHREGPNFIADRGHLRVLRDGRELALLHPEKRQYASGGQVMTEAGIDARLSGDVYVALGEPLGNNAWAVRVHIKPFVRWIWLGALLMALGGFITAADRRFRRP; translated from the coding sequence GTGCTTCCCGAATTCGGTCAGATCCTCCTGCTGTGCGCGCTGCTGGCCTCGCTGCTGCAGGCGGTGCTGCCGCTGGTGGGCGCGCAGCGCGGCAATGACGCATGGATGGCCGTTGCCCGCCCGGCGGCCTTTGCCCAGCTGGTGCTGCTGGCCGGCGCCTTCGCCGTACTGACGGCGGCCTTCGTGCAACAGGATTTCTCGGTGCGCTACGTCGCCGAGAATTCCAATTCGCTGCTGCCGTTGATCTACCGCTATTCGGCGGTGTGGGGGGCGCACGAAGGCTCGCTGCTGATGTGGGCGCTGGTGCTGGCGCTGTGGACCGGTGCAGTGGCGCTGTTTTCGCGCCACCTGCCGGCACCGGTACAGGCGCGCGTGCTGGCGGTGATGGGCGTGGTCAGCGTCGGCTTCCTCGCCTTCCTGATCTTCACCTCCAATCCGTTCCTGCGCTTGAACCCGGCGCCACTGGAAGGCCGTGACCTCAACCCGTTGCTGCAGGATCCGGGGCTGATCATCCATCCGCCGATGCTGTACCTGGGCTACGTCGGCTTCGCGGTGCCGTTCGCCTTCGCCGTGGCGGCACTGCTGGAAGGCCGCGTCGATGCACGCTGGCAACGCTGGACGCGGCCCTGGACCAATGTAGCCTGGGGCTTCCTCACGCTGGGCATCGCACTGGGCAGCTGGTGGGCGTACTACGAGCTGGGCTGGGGCGGCTGGTGGTTCTGGGACCCGGTCGAGAACGCAAGCTTCATGCCCTGGCTGGTCGGCGCGGCGCTGATCCATTCGCAGGCGGTCACCGAAAAGCGTGGCACCTTCGGCAGCTGGACGCTGCTACTGGCCATCGCGGCGTTCGCGCTGTCGCTGCTGGGCACCTTCCTGGTCCGCTCCGGCGTGCTGACCAGCGTGCATTCGTTCGCGGCCGATCCCTCGCGTGGGCTGTTCATCCTGATCTTCCTGTCGGTGCTGGTGGGGGGCAGCCTGCTGCTGTATGCGCTGCGTGCGCCACGGCTGGCCGTGGATGCCGGTGATCCGCGCCGTGGCTTCACCGCGACCTCGCGGGAAACCCTGCTGCTGGCCAACAACCTGCTGCTGGCCAGCGCCTGCGCGATGGTCCTGCTCGGCACCCTCTACCCACTGCTGGCCGATGCGCTGTCGCTGGGCAAGATCTCGGTGGGCCCACCGTACTTCGGCAGCCTGTTCCTGCTGCTGATGGCACCGATGGTGATGCTGCTGCCGTTCGGTCCGCTGGTGAAGTGGCAGCGCGACCAACCCTCGCGCGCACTGGCATTGCTGTTGCCATGGGCGGGGCTGGCTGTGCTGCTTGGCGCCTGGGCCTGGTGGCAGGCGCCGCAGAATGGCTGGAAGGCCGGCATCGGCGTTGCGGCTGCGGCCTGGGTTGGGCTGGGCACCGCCCGGTTCGTCTGGCAGCGCCTGCGTGGCAATGGCCGCTTCACTGCCGAAATGCTTGGCATGATCGTCGCCCATGCCGGTGTCGCGGTATTCCTGGCCGGCGCGCTGCTGGTGGAAGCATTGAACGTGCAGCGCGAAGTGGCGCTGTCGCCGGGCCAGCAGGTGGTGGTCGCCGGGCACGAAGTGCGCTTCGAGGGCGTGGACCACCGCGAAGGCCCCAATTTCATCGCTGATCGCGGCCATCTGCGGGTGCTGCGCGACGGTCGCGAGCTGGCCCTGCTGCATCCAGAGAAGCGCCAGTACGCCAGCGGCGGCCAGGTGATGACCGAAGCAGGCATCGATGCACGACTCAGCGGTGATGTCTACGTGGCATTGGGCGAGCCGCTGGGCAACAATGCATGGGCGGTACGGGTGCACATCAAGCCCTTCGTGCGCTGGATCTGGCTGGGCGCGCTGTTGATGGCCCTGGGCGGATTCATCACCGCTGCCGATCGCCGCTTTCGTCGTCCGTAG
- a CDS encoding DsbE family thiol:disulfide interchange protein, which yields MSESPAPRPSRPLPPVAIVIGVLFFFGLLGLMIYGVMKSGDPQRDVLPSALIDKPAPAFALPVLHDPQMIVRSEELRGAPYLLNVWGSWCAACREEHPVLTRFAESKRVRVIGYNWKDEPTDALHWLEQLGNPFMVVLSDIEGRTAIDWGVTAAPETFLVDGSGIVRWKYSGAMTQQVVDEKLIPALEKLEKAQGDAGNTLHASP from the coding sequence ATGTCCGAGTCACCCGCCCCACGCCCTTCCCGTCCGCTGCCGCCGGTAGCCATCGTGATCGGCGTCCTGTTCTTCTTCGGCCTGCTTGGCCTGATGATCTACGGGGTGATGAAATCGGGCGATCCGCAGCGCGACGTGCTGCCCTCGGCATTGATCGACAAGCCGGCGCCGGCGTTTGCGCTGCCGGTGCTGCATGACCCGCAGATGATCGTGCGCAGCGAGGAGCTGCGTGGCGCGCCGTACCTGCTCAACGTCTGGGGCAGCTGGTGCGCGGCCTGCCGTGAAGAACATCCGGTGCTGACCCGCTTCGCCGAGAGCAAGCGCGTACGCGTGATCGGCTACAACTGGAAGGATGAACCGACCGACGCGCTGCACTGGCTGGAACAGCTGGGCAACCCGTTCATGGTCGTGCTGAGCGACATCGAAGGCCGCACCGCCATCGACTGGGGTGTGACGGCAGCACCGGAGACCTTCCTGGTCGACGGCAGTGGCATCGTGCGCTGGAAGTACAGCGGCGCGATGACCCAGCAGGTGGTCGATGAGAAGTTGATTCCGGCGCTGGAAAAGCTTGAAAAGGCCCAGGGCGATGCTGGCAATACCCTGCACGCCTCGCCGTAA
- a CDS encoding cytochrome c-type biogenesis protein, which produces MRWLLPLLLAMTLALPNSGLAQQPVHDARPLMFRDAAEETRFHDLAAQLRCVQCQNQSLADSNAQIAQDLRREVLQLMQQGLDDAAIKQFLVARYGEFVLYQPPLQPGTWLLWGGPLLVLGGGALVVMGIVRRRSRQMDASAAADPTEGEDW; this is translated from the coding sequence ATGCGCTGGCTGCTGCCGCTGCTGCTGGCGATGACCCTGGCGCTGCCAAACTCCGGCCTCGCCCAACAACCGGTGCATGATGCGCGGCCGCTGATGTTCCGCGATGCAGCCGAGGAGACGCGCTTCCACGACCTGGCTGCGCAGTTGCGCTGCGTGCAGTGCCAGAACCAGTCACTGGCCGATTCCAACGCGCAGATCGCGCAGGACCTGCGCCGTGAAGTGCTGCAGTTGATGCAGCAGGGCCTCGACGATGCGGCCATCAAGCAGTTCCTGGTCGCCCGCTATGGCGAGTTCGTGCTCTATCAACCGCCACTGCAACCGGGCACCTGGCTGCTGTGGGGCGGCCCGCTGCTGGTACTGGGTGGCGGCGCGCTGGTGGTGATGGGCATCGTCCGTCGCCGTAGTCGGCAGATGGATGCATCCGCTGCAGCGGACCCAACCGAGGGAGAGGACTGGTGA
- a CDS encoding tetratricopeptide repeat protein, with the protein MVTHWLPMVAAVAAALLAAVVLWPLRQHGRRSFVLGVVALGVAGACLYLLVGNPRAAQVQPAPSVATLRDGVEALQQALQRDPQRADGWALLGRSQAELGNAAAAADAFNRAAALAPDEPGVLVEAAQARAQADPGKQFDDTALAWLQRARTLSPDAERASWLLGIALRQRGRNAEAAELWSTLLPRLEPGAAQALQAQIAIAREAAGQPSHAPAAAPALLQVRVQLPASLKAGDWPASTQVFVLARAVGGPPMPVAARKLPLAGFPATVGLGDGDSPMPTAPLSAHREVEVLARISRSGSANRSEDDLQTAPVKVSLPHDGVVELQFP; encoded by the coding sequence CTGGTGACGCACTGGTTGCCGATGGTCGCCGCAGTGGCCGCTGCGCTGTTGGCGGCCGTGGTGCTGTGGCCGCTGCGCCAGCATGGCCGTCGCAGCTTCGTGCTGGGGGTGGTGGCACTGGGCGTGGCCGGTGCCTGCCTGTATCTGCTGGTCGGCAATCCCCGCGCCGCACAGGTGCAGCCTGCGCCTTCGGTCGCCACGTTGCGTGATGGTGTAGAGGCGCTGCAGCAGGCGCTGCAGCGTGACCCGCAACGCGCCGATGGCTGGGCGCTGCTGGGTCGTTCGCAGGCCGAGCTTGGCAATGCCGCCGCCGCGGCCGACGCCTTCAACCGCGCCGCAGCACTGGCACCGGACGAACCAGGCGTGCTGGTCGAGGCCGCGCAGGCACGCGCCCAGGCCGATCCTGGCAAGCAGTTCGATGACACCGCGCTGGCATGGCTGCAGCGCGCACGTACCTTGTCGCCCGACGCCGAACGCGCAAGCTGGCTGCTTGGCATTGCCCTGCGCCAGCGGGGCCGCAATGCCGAGGCCGCCGAACTCTGGAGCACGCTGCTGCCACGCCTGGAGCCGGGTGCCGCACAGGCGCTGCAGGCGCAGATCGCCATCGCCCGCGAGGCTGCCGGCCAGCCGTCGCACGCACCGGCCGCCGCCCCCGCGCTGCTGCAGGTACGTGTGCAGCTGCCCGCATCGTTGAAAGCGGGTGACTGGCCTGCCAGCACCCAGGTCTTCGTGCTGGCGCGCGCGGTGGGCGGCCCGCCGATGCCGGTGGCTGCACGCAAGCTGCCGCTGGCCGGCTTCCCTGCAACGGTCGGCCTCGGCGACGGCGACAGCCCGATGCCGACGGCACCGTTGTCGGCACATCGCGAAGTGGAAGTACTGGCGCGCATTTCGCGCAGCGGCAGCGCCAACCGCAGCGAAGACGACCTGCAGACCGCCCCGGTCAAGGTCAGCCTGCCGCATGACGGTGTGGTTGAGCTGCAGTTCCCGTAA
- the metX gene encoding homoserine O-acetyltransferase MetX: MTEFIPPGTRFHALPSPFPCKRGGALHGARVAYETWGALDADASNAILIVTGLSPDAHAAANEANPAPGWWEAMLGPGKPIDTDRWFVVCVNSLGSCKGSTGPASINPATGELYRLDFPELSIEDGARAAIDVVRALGIEQLACVIGNSMGGMTALAVLLLHPGIARSHINISGSAQALPFSIAIRSLQREAIRLDPRWNGGHYDNEAYPESGMRMARKLGVITYRSALEWDGRFGRVRLDSDQTDDDPFGLEFQVESYLEGHARRFVRFFDPNCYLYLSRSMDWFDLAEYGDGDVLAGLASIRVGKALAIGANTDILFPVQQQQQVADGLRAGGADARFIGLESPQGHDAFLVDFERFGPAVRGFLDEL, encoded by the coding sequence ATGACCGAATTCATTCCGCCTGGCACCCGCTTCCATGCCCTGCCCTCGCCGTTCCCATGCAAACGCGGCGGCGCGCTGCATGGCGCCCGTGTGGCGTATGAGACCTGGGGTGCGCTGGACGCAGACGCCAGCAACGCGATCCTGATCGTCACCGGCCTGTCGCCGGATGCGCATGCCGCGGCCAACGAAGCCAACCCTGCGCCAGGCTGGTGGGAGGCCATGCTCGGCCCCGGCAAACCGATCGATACCGACCGCTGGTTCGTGGTCTGCGTGAATTCGCTGGGCAGCTGCAAGGGGTCCACCGGCCCGGCCTCGATCAATCCGGCCACCGGCGAGCTGTATCGCCTGGATTTTCCGGAACTGTCGATCGAAGACGGCGCACGCGCAGCAATCGACGTGGTGCGCGCACTGGGCATCGAGCAGCTCGCCTGCGTGATCGGCAATTCGATGGGCGGGATGACGGCGCTGGCGGTGTTGCTGCTGCACCCGGGCATCGCCCGCAGCCATATCAACATTTCCGGCAGCGCGCAGGCCCTGCCTTTCTCGATCGCCATCCGTTCGCTGCAGCGCGAAGCGATCCGCCTGGACCCGCGCTGGAACGGTGGCCACTACGACAATGAGGCATACCCGGAATCGGGCATGCGCATGGCACGCAAGCTGGGCGTGATCACCTACCGCTCGGCGCTGGAATGGGATGGCCGCTTCGGTCGCGTGCGGCTGGATTCAGACCAGACCGACGATGATCCATTCGGCCTGGAATTCCAGGTCGAGAGCTATCTGGAAGGCCATGCACGCCGGTTCGTGCGCTTCTTCGATCCGAACTGCTATCTGTACCTGAGCCGCTCGATGGACTGGTTCGATCTGGCCGAGTATGGCGATGGTGATGTGCTGGCCGGACTGGCCAGCATCCGCGTCGGCAAGGCACTGGCGATCGGCGCCAACACCGACATCCTGTTCCCTGTACAGCAGCAGCAACAGGTCGCCGATGGCCTGCGCGCTGGTGGCGCGGACGCGCGTTTCATCGGCCTGGAATCGCCCCAGGGTCATGACGCGTTCCTGGTCGACTTCGAACGTTTCGGCCCGGCCGTGCGCGGCTTCCTCGACGAACTGTAG
- a CDS encoding DUF1294 domain-containing protein, translating into MAWRRNLALAALGSLIGLTATGVFPLWLGAWCVLVSAVSFGLYGHDKRAAQRKQQRTPERTLQLLAFAGGWPGALLGQALFRHKHRKAPFQGVFWLCVLANVASIAVMLRAFSR; encoded by the coding sequence GTGGCGTGGCGGCGCAACCTCGCACTGGCCGCGCTCGGTTCGTTGATCGGCTTGACCGCAACCGGCGTGTTTCCGCTCTGGCTGGGCGCATGGTGCGTGCTGGTCAGTGCGGTGTCGTTCGGCCTGTATGGGCACGACAAGCGCGCCGCGCAGCGAAAACAGCAGAGGACGCCCGAACGCACGCTGCAGCTGCTGGCCTTTGCCGGCGGCTGGCCCGGCGCGCTGCTCGGCCAGGCGCTGTTCCGCCATAAACATCGCAAGGCGCCGTTCCAGGGGGTGTTCTGGTTATGCGTGCTGGCCAACGTGGCCTCGATCGCGGTGATGCTGCGCGCGTTTTCGCGGTAG
- the cydC gene encoding thiol reductant ABC exporter subunit CydC, whose translation MSRSADSLRTVFLRHRPRLLLAVLLLWTTMLAGTALLGLSGGFLTAAALAGAAGLGQGFNFFTPSAGIRGLTMARIASRYFEKLVGHDATLRIARDLRVWFFRRALPLAPARLGATRTGDLLARLLGDIGEIDGLLVRAIGPLLALGALTLVGVGSAALILPSAAVLLAVLALLIGIGVPWLGVRGHDSEEADRAAHRAALRTAAFEGLEGAADLAALNAGNAWQLKVRVAAKQVASRDRRRRLRLIAASTLHGVLAGLGLVAMLALALHAAEQQRIAPEMAAGLVFLTVAMIELWAGMGLAWQSLQSGRIAAARLQGIVEQAPSVQEPVSPQPLAPAATVHWDDVHFQWPGVARPVLRGLQLTLAPGERIAIRGDSGSGKTTLSSLLLRLWDPQQGRLTYGGQDLRDVAQADWHRHLAWLPQNAPVFAGSVAANLRLGDPEASDEALWAVLQRVRLGEWAERNGGLQAWVGENGATMSAGQARRLALARALLRNAPILLVDEPTEGLDVDTARALLQDLPALLEGRSLLMITHDDLPAGVVDVQYRLVDGVLVREPLR comes from the coding sequence ATGAGCCGCTCTGCCGATTCGCTGCGCACGGTATTCCTGCGTCATCGCCCGCGCCTGCTGCTGGCAGTGCTGCTGCTGTGGACCACGATGCTGGCCGGCACCGCCCTGCTGGGCCTGTCTGGTGGCTTCCTCACTGCTGCAGCGCTGGCCGGTGCAGCGGGCCTTGGCCAGGGCTTCAATTTCTTCACTCCGTCGGCCGGCATCCGCGGCCTGACCATGGCGCGCATCGCATCGCGCTACTTCGAAAAGCTGGTGGGGCATGACGCCACCCTGCGCATCGCCCGCGACCTGCGCGTATGGTTCTTCCGCCGCGCGCTGCCACTGGCCCCGGCACGGCTGGGTGCAACCCGCACCGGCGATCTGCTGGCGCGGCTGCTGGGTGACATCGGCGAAATCGATGGCCTGCTGGTGCGTGCCATCGGCCCGTTGCTGGCGCTGGGCGCGTTGACGTTGGTGGGCGTGGGCTCGGCAGCGTTGATCCTGCCATCGGCAGCGGTGCTGCTGGCGGTACTGGCGTTGCTGATCGGCATTGGCGTGCCGTGGCTGGGCGTGAGGGGCCATGACAGCGAAGAGGCCGACCGCGCCGCACATCGCGCAGCGTTGCGCACGGCGGCATTCGAGGGGCTGGAGGGGGCGGCTGATCTGGCCGCGCTCAACGCTGGCAATGCCTGGCAGTTGAAGGTGCGGGTGGCGGCCAAGCAGGTGGCCTCGCGCGATCGTCGTCGACGCCTGCGGCTGATCGCTGCATCAACGCTGCATGGTGTGCTGGCCGGGCTCGGCCTGGTGGCGATGCTGGCACTGGCGCTGCATGCGGCCGAACAACAGCGCATCGCGCCGGAAATGGCCGCCGGGCTGGTGTTCCTGACCGTGGCGATGATCGAACTGTGGGCGGGCATGGGCCTGGCCTGGCAGTCGCTGCAATCGGGCCGCATTGCGGCCGCGCGCCTGCAGGGCATCGTCGAGCAGGCACCTTCGGTGCAGGAGCCGGTGTCGCCGCAGCCGCTGGCGCCGGCGGCGACCGTGCATTGGGACGATGTGCACTTCCAGTGGCCGGGCGTCGCACGGCCGGTGCTGCGTGGCCTGCAGCTGACGCTGGCACCGGGCGAGCGCATCGCCATCCGTGGCGACAGCGGCAGCGGCAAGACCACCTTGTCGAGCCTGCTGCTGCGTCTGTGGGATCCGCAGCAAGGGCGGCTGACCTACGGTGGCCAGGACCTGCGCGATGTCGCCCAGGCCGACTGGCACCGGCACCTGGCGTGGCTGCCGCAGAACGCGCCGGTGTTTGCCGGCAGCGTGGCCGCGAACCTGCGGCTGGGCGATCCCGAGGCCAGCGACGAAGCGTTGTGGGCGGTGCTGCAACGGGTACGGCTGGGTGAATGGGCCGAGCGCAACGGCGGCCTGCAGGCGTGGGTGGGCGAGAACGGCGCAACGATGTCGGCCGGCCAGGCACGTCGCCTGGCGCTGGCCCGCGCGCTGCTGCGCAATGCGCCGATCCTGCTGGTGGATGAGCCCACCGAAGGCCTGGACGTGGATACCGCGCGCGCGCTGCTGCAGGACCTGCCAGCACTGCTGGAAGGGCGCAGCCTGCTGATGATCACCCACGATGACCTGCCCGCGGGTGTGGTGGATGTGCAGTACCGGTTGGTGGACGGGGTGCTGGTCCGCGAACCGCTTCGGTAG
- the cydD gene encoding thiol reductant ABC exporter subunit CydD, translating into MSAAEPTADAPDRDEESTRLRRARTAWLADLARAAKGRQRLASLCISVSGALLIAQAAAIAWLVQQVLVEQVPLAQGLPVLAALAVILVVRTLLGSATQAAAGDVADAARLSLRERVFARLLGHGPLWLRQRRTGELGELMLHHGDAIENYYSGFLPVRTEVVVVPLLILAAVAWVDWVVALILLLTAPLVPFFMMLVGWGAEAAGRAQLGELARMSGHFADRIKGLGLLRLYGRGEAELAGIEAAAEGVRVRTMKVLRIAFLSSTVLEFFASVSVAMVALYLGLSYLGLMSLHATVPTLGAGLFCLLLAPEFYAPLRRLAAHYHDRANALAAAAEVERLLQALPEEEASTIDGTVPLTPEPAEAALPPLQAHGLVLRPLGAAHDVLQNLDLQLEPGQRLALVGPSGSGKSTLLEALAGWLPPRAGRVQLRPGLQVAYASQRPYLFHGTIAENLRLADPGASDARLRAVAEAAQVLQFAQRLPQGLDTLIGERGFGLSGGEARRIGLARLLLRDPQVLLLDEPTAFLDAETEAALLRSLAAYARGRSVVVATHSPAVIAWADRCLLLPEGRLVEPAQAVRA; encoded by the coding sequence TTGAGCGCTGCCGAACCGACCGCTGACGCCCCTGATCGGGATGAAGAATCGACCCGCCTGCGGCGTGCGCGTACCGCCTGGCTGGCCGATCTGGCCCGTGCCGCGAAGGGGCGGCAGCGGCTGGCGTCGCTGTGCATCAGCGTGTCCGGTGCGCTGTTGATCGCTCAAGCTGCCGCCATCGCCTGGCTGGTGCAGCAGGTGCTGGTCGAGCAAGTGCCGCTGGCCCAGGGCCTGCCGGTGCTGGCCGCGTTGGCGGTGATCCTTGTCGTGCGCACCCTGCTGGGCAGTGCCACCCAGGCTGCGGCCGGTGACGTTGCCGATGCCGCACGCCTGTCCCTGCGCGAGCGTGTCTTCGCGCGTCTGCTCGGGCACGGCCCATTGTGGCTGCGGCAGCGCCGTACCGGTGAACTGGGCGAGTTGATGCTGCATCACGGCGATGCGATCGAGAACTACTACAGTGGTTTCCTGCCGGTGCGCACCGAAGTGGTGGTGGTGCCGTTGTTGATCCTGGCTGCTGTGGCCTGGGTCGATTGGGTGGTTGCACTGATCCTGCTGCTCACTGCACCGCTGGTGCCTTTTTTCATGATGCTGGTGGGCTGGGGCGCCGAAGCCGCCGGGCGCGCGCAGCTGGGCGAGCTGGCGCGGATGAGCGGGCACTTCGCCGATCGCATCAAGGGCCTGGGCCTGCTGCGCCTGTATGGCCGTGGGGAAGCCGAACTGGCCGGCATCGAGGCCGCGGCCGAAGGTGTGCGCGTGCGCACGATGAAGGTGCTGCGCATCGCCTTCCTGTCGTCCACCGTGCTGGAATTCTTTGCCTCGGTCAGCGTGGCGATGGTCGCGTTGTATCTGGGCCTGAGCTATCTGGGCCTGATGTCGCTGCATGCGACCGTGCCGACGCTGGGGGCGGGCCTGTTCTGCCTGCTGCTGGCACCGGAGTTCTACGCGCCGTTGCGGCGCCTGGCCGCGCACTATCACGACCGTGCCAATGCACTGGCCGCCGCCGCCGAGGTGGAGCGCCTGCTGCAGGCGCTGCCGGAAGAGGAGGCCAGCACAATCGACGGCACTGTGCCGCTGACGCCGGAGCCTGCCGAGGCCGCGTTGCCGCCACTGCAGGCGCACGGTCTGGTATTGCGTCCGTTGGGCGCTGCGCACGATGTGCTGCAGAACCTGGACCTGCAGCTGGAACCGGGCCAGCGTCTGGCCCTGGTCGGCCCCAGTGGCAGCGGCAAGAGCACGTTGCTGGAAGCGCTGGCCGGTTGGCTGCCGCCGCGTGCTGGCCGGGTGCAGCTGCGGCCGGGGCTGCAGGTGGCCTATGCCAGCCAGCGTCCCTATCTGTTCCACGGCACCATCGCCGAGAACCTGCGCCTGGCCGATCCCGGTGCCAGCGACGCGCGCCTGCGCGCCGTTGCCGAAGCCGCCCAGGTGCTGCAGTTCGCACAGCGCCTGCCGCAGGGGCTGGATACGCTGATCGGCGAGCGCGGCTTTGGCCTGTCCGGTGGCGAAGCACGCCGCATCGGCCTGGCGCGCCTGCTGCTGCGCGATCCGCAGGTGCTGCTGCTGGACGAGCCGACCGCGTTTCTCGATGCCGAAACCGAAGCAGCGCTGCTGCGCAGCCTGGCCGCCTATGCGCGCGGACGCAGCGTGGTGGTGGCCACCCACAGCCCGGCGGTGATCGCCTGGGCCGACCGCTGCCTGCTGTTGCCCGAAGGGCGCCTGGTTGAGCCGGCGCAGGCGGTACGCGCATGA